The following proteins are encoded in a genomic region of Acidobacteriota bacterium:
- the kynU gene encoding kynureninase yields the protein MSQEQTTMISSYARTQDEQDPLRQFRDRFYIPNGPDASEQIYFTGNSLGLQPKTVRGYVEQELADWEKLAVEGHIHAKNPWLPYHEFLTEQMARVIGAKPIETVVMNSLTVNLHLLMVSFYRPNGGRRKIVIEKGAFPSDQYAVASQIKFRGLDPADCLIELTPRKGESTLRTEDIIETIEREGDRVALVMLGGVNYYTGQAFEMCKITEAGHRVGAIVGFDLAHAAGNLELQMHDWGVDFAAWCSYKYLNAGPGAVGGAFIHERHANCEDLVRFAGWWGHDKASRFLMGPEFQAIPGAEGWQVSNPPILQMAALRASLEIFDEAGMPALRQKSERLTGYLEKLISEIGDDRISVITPTNSAERGCQLSIRVRDADKSLFEAITSRGVVADWREPDVIRVAPVPLYNTFGDVYRFAEMLKSVL from the coding sequence ATGTCGCAGGAACAAACAACAATGATCTCTAGTTACGCACGAACGCAGGACGAACAAGATCCGCTCCGCCAATTTCGTGATCGGTTTTACATTCCGAATGGGCCCGACGCATCAGAACAAATCTATTTTACAGGTAATTCGCTTGGGCTTCAGCCAAAGACCGTGCGCGGTTACGTCGAACAGGAACTTGCGGACTGGGAGAAACTTGCGGTCGAGGGCCATATACACGCAAAGAATCCGTGGCTGCCGTATCACGAATTTTTGACCGAACAGATGGCTCGTGTGATAGGTGCAAAGCCGATCGAGACCGTCGTGATGAATTCGTTGACCGTGAATCTACATCTGTTGATGGTGTCCTTTTACAGACCAAACGGCGGGCGGCGAAAGATCGTGATCGAGAAGGGAGCATTTCCATCGGATCAATATGCGGTGGCTTCGCAGATCAAATTTCGCGGTCTCGATCCGGCTGACTGTTTGATCGAACTCACGCCCCGCAAAGGCGAATCGACCCTGCGGACCGAGGATATCATCGAAACGATCGAACGCGAGGGTGATCGGGTCGCTCTAGTAATGCTCGGCGGTGTGAACTATTACACAGGGCAAGCGTTTGAAATGTGTAAAATCACCGAGGCAGGCCACAGGGTTGGGGCGATCGTCGGATTTGACCTCGCTCACGCGGCCGGTAATCTTGAACTGCAAATGCACGACTGGGGCGTAGATTTCGCGGCCTGGTGCTCATATAAATATCTAAACGCTGGACCCGGAGCGGTCGGCGGTGCATTCATCCACGAACGGCACGCCAATTGCGAAGACCTAGTGAGGTTCGCAGGTTGGTGGGGCCACGACAAAGCGTCGCGCTTTTTGATGGGCCCCGAGTTTCAAGCGATCCCAGGAGCGGAGGGCTGGCAGGTCTCAAATCCGCCGATCCTGCAGATGGCGGCACTAAGGGCGTCGCTCGAGATATTTGACGAGGCGGGAATGCCGGCATTAAGGCAAAAATCCGAACGGTTGACCGGTTATCTTGAAAAGCTGATCAGCGAGATCGGCGATGATCGGATCTCGGTCATCACTCCGACGAATTCGGCCGAGCGAGGATGCCAGCTTTCGATCCGCGTCAGGGATGCGGATAAGAGTTTGTTCGAGGCAATTACGTCGCGAGGTGTGGTTGCCGATTGGCGGGAACCGGACGTGATCAGGGTCGCACCGGTTCCGCTTTACAACACTTTTGGTGACGTATACAGATTTGCCGAGATGCTAAAGTCAGTTCTCTGA
- a CDS encoding aminotransferase class V-fold PLP-dependent enzyme yields the protein MHNVDIDLVEMSLDVIKFAIGRISDNDPQLGFPKKAEELKALVGETITPKGIGGEKAFELFRDVLVKSSVSIDHPRHLAFVPASPTRAAVMFDLVTSAASVHGAYWLEGAGLIFAEMQAMEWLVELTGMPTGAFGVFTCGGTEANLSAMVAARENWREIDPAKKHERGIVVASNGAHSSISAMAKVIDADIILIETEDRLDGIQLAASIEAMPPVDRERIFAVIGTGGTTNSGIIDDLASIAEVCKQYKLWFHVDAAYGGAALAVKAVRPLFNGIEQADSVTIDPHKWLFSPYDCGAVIYRDPALAKKAHAQEGSYLDIFSDDSYKGFNPSDYQIQLTRRVRGLPLWFSLAMHGTDRYEQAISRGIELAQIAGRLITEAEHTELVREPSLSCVLYRRKGWQAEDYRQWTYKNHRSGFALVAPTKWRNPDGAETVSRFCFINPDTTEKDIADILDSMK from the coding sequence ATGCATAACGTAGATATCGACCTTGTCGAGATGTCGCTCGACGTCATCAAATTTGCGATCGGACGCATTTCGGATAACGATCCGCAGCTCGGCTTCCCGAAAAAGGCCGAAGAACTAAAGGCTCTCGTCGGCGAGACGATCACGCCGAAAGGTATCGGTGGCGAAAAGGCGTTCGAGCTGTTTCGCGATGTTTTAGTTAAATCAAGTGTGTCGATCGACCATCCGAGGCATCTTGCATTTGTGCCGGCCTCACCGACGCGTGCTGCCGTTATGTTTGATCTTGTCACCTCAGCGGCCAGTGTTCACGGTGCCTATTGGCTCGAAGGTGCAGGATTGATCTTCGCCGAAATGCAGGCGATGGAATGGCTCGTAGAGCTGACCGGTATGCCGACAGGTGCATTCGGTGTATTCACTTGCGGCGGCACCGAAGCGAATCTCTCCGCAATGGTGGCTGCTCGTGAAAATTGGCGGGAGATCGATCCGGCAAAGAAGCACGAACGCGGGATCGTTGTTGCTTCGAATGGTGCACATTCGTCGATCTCGGCAATGGCGAAAGTGATAGACGCCGATATCATCCTTATTGAGACCGAAGACCGTCTCGACGGCATTCAATTGGCAGCGTCGATCGAAGCAATGCCGCCGGTTGACCGAGAGCGGATCTTTGCCGTGATCGGGACAGGCGGAACCACAAACTCCGGGATAATCGACGACCTCGCAAGTATTGCCGAGGTCTGCAAGCAGTATAAATTGTGGTTTCACGTTGACGCGGCGTATGGCGGTGCTGCACTCGCTGTTAAGGCGGTGCGACCGCTGTTCAATGGGATCGAACAAGCTGACAGCGTTACGATCGATCCGCACAAATGGCTCTTTTCACCATATGATTGTGGCGCTGTTATTTACCGCGATCCGGCACTCGCCAAAAAGGCTCATGCTCAAGAAGGGTCTTACCTGGATATTTTCAGCGACGACAGTTACAAGGGATTTAACCCTTCGGACTACCAGATCCAGCTCACACGACGCGTTCGCGGTCTGCCGTTATGGTTTTCGCTGGCTATGCACGGCACAGACCGTTATGAACAGGCCATCAGCCGCGGCATCGAACTCGCCCAGATAGCCGGCCGCCTGATCACCGAAGCCGAACACACCGAACTCGTTAGGGAACCAAGTCTGTCATGCGTTCTGTATCGAAGAAAAGGCTGGCAGGCCGAAGACTATCGTCAATGGACCTACAAGAATCACAGATCCGGTTTCGCACTGGTCGCCCCGACCAAATGGCGAAATCCTGACGGAGCCGAAACCGTATCACGGTTCTGCTTTATCAATCCCGACACGACCGAAAAGGACATCGCGGATATTTTGGATTCTATGAAGTAG